The Aeromonas encheleia genomic sequence TCGGCTGACCGACGATGTCACCGATGGCGTGGATGTGAGCGACGTTGGTACGCAGCTGCTTGTCCACCTCGATGAAACCGCGCTCGTTGACGGCCACACCGGCTTTCTCGGCGTCCATCAGCTTGCCGTTCGGCACACGACCGACCGCGACCAGCACGTTGTCGTAGCGAACCGGCTCGGCCGGGGCGTGCTTGCCTTCGTAGGAGACGTAGAGACCGTCTGCACGGGCTTCAACTGCGGTGACCTTGGTCTCCAGCATGATGTTGAATTTCTTGGCAACACGCTTGGTGTAGATCTTGACGATGTCTTTGTCGGCAGCCGGCACCAGCTGATCGGCAAATTCCACCACGTCGATCTCGGAACCCAGGGAGGAGTACACGGTACCCATCTCCAGGCCGATGATGCCGCCACCGATGACCAGCAGCTTGCCCGGAACTGTGGTCAGTTCCAGCGCATCGGTTGAATCCCATACACGCGGGTCATCGTGGGGGATGAACGGCAGCTTCACCGGACGGGAACCCGCGGCGATGATGGCGTTGTCGAAGGTGACTGTGGTCTTGCCGTCGTCCCCGGTCACTTCCAGCGTGTTCGGGCCGGTGAACTTGCCGAAGCCGTTCACAACCTGGACCTTACGCATCTTGGCCATGCCGGCCAGACCGCCGGTCAGCTGGTTGATGACCTTCTCTTTCCACAGACGGACCTTGGTGATGTCGGTCTGGGGGGCACCGAACACGATGCCGTGATCGGCCAGCGCCTTGGCTTCTTCGATGACTTTAGCGACGTGCAGCAGTGCCTTGGACGGGATGCAGCCCACGTTCAGGCAGACGCCACCCAGGGTGGAGTAGCGCTCGACGATAACGGTATCCAGACCCAGATCGGCGGCACGGAAAGCAGCGGAATAACCGGCAGGGCCGGCACCCAGTACTACGACCTGAGTTTTGATTTCTTTACTCATCATGACCTCTTTGTCGTTCTATATCCCCGGACAGCACAGTCTTATGCCAAAGAAGGCGGCTGCAGCCGTGAAAAAAACGGGGCAAGTTTATAATTTTGTTAATGAAATGAGAAGTGAAAAGGGCGAGCTCTGTGCTCGCCCTCTCATTTACATTTACAGAACCAGTCGACGAATGTCGGACAGCACACCACTCAGAGTGGTGACGAAGCGAGCACCGTCAGCACCGTCGATGACGCGGTGGTCATAGCTCAGCGCCAGCGGCAGCATCAGACGCGGCACGAACTCCTTGCCATTCCACTTCGGCTTCATCTCGGACTTGGAAACACCGAGGATGGCCACTTCCGGCGCGTTGACGATCGGGGTAAAGCTGGTACCGCCGATGCCACCCAGGCTGGAGATGGTGAAGCAACCGCCCTGCATGTCGGCAGCGGTCAGCTTGCCGGCACGGGCCTTCTTGGAAATTTCGGCCAGGTCGCGGGACAGCTCATAGATGCCCTTCTTGTTGACGTCGCGAACGACCGGTACTACCAGGCCCCCCGGAGTGTCAACCGCCACACCGATGTGGATGTACTTCTTCATGATCAGCTTGCTGCCGTCTTCGGACAGGGCGCTGCAGAAGCGCGGATGCGCTTCCAGGGCCTTGGCGGCGGCTTTCAGGATGAACACCAGCGGGGTGATCTTCACATCCAGCTTCTGCTTCTCGGCCAGCATGTTCTGCTCTTTGCGGAACGCTTCCAGATCTGTGGTATCGGCTTCGTCGAACTGGGTGACATGAGGGATCATGGCCCAGTTGCGGTGCAGGGCAGGACCGGAGATCTTCTGGATCCGGGTCAGTTCCAGCTCTTCGACCGGACCGAACTTGCTGAAGTCCACCTTCGGCCATGGCAGCACGTTCATGCCGTTGCCATTGCCGGTACCGGCAGCAGGAGCGGACTCGGCGCGCTTGACGGCATCCTTCACGTAGGCTTGCACGTCTTCTTTGACGATGCGGCCCTTGCGACCGGAGGCCTTCACCTTGGCCAGGTTGACGCCGAACTCACGGGCCAGACGACGCACGGCCGGAGAGGCGTGGACGTAGGCATCGTTGGCAACGAAGTCGGACGAAGCGGCAGCCGGGGCAGCGGCCTGAGCCACCGGGGCAGCAGGTGCAGCGGCAACGGGTGCAGCAGCCTGGGCAACCGGGGCGGCGGCAGGCGCGGCGCCAGCCACTTCGAATACCATGATCAGGGAACCGGTAGAGACCTTGTCACCGGCCTTCACCTTGATTTCCTTGACGATACCGGCGAACGGCGCAGGTACTTCCATGGAGGCCTTGTCACCTTCGACCGCGATCAGGGACTGGTCGGCTTCGACCTTGTCACCCACGGCGACCATGATCTCGGTCACTTCCACTTCGTCACCGCCGATGTCAGGTACGTTGACCTCTTTGGCAGCGGCGGCAACCGGGGCTGCAGCCACGGGAGCGGCTGCCTGAGCCGGGGCAGCCACGGCGGCAGGTGCGGCACCCGCCACTTCGAATACCATCACCAGGGAACCGGTAGAAACCTTGGCGCCGGCGGCAACCTTGATTTCGACCACGCGGCCCGCGAAGGGTGCCGGCACTTCCATGGAGGCTTTGTCACCTTCCACGGCGATGATGGACTGGTCGGCTTCGACCATGTCGCCCACGGCAACCATGATCTCGGTCACGTCCACTTCGTCGTCACCGATGTCCGGTACGTGCACGTCTTTGCGAGCGGCAGCAACAGGAGCAGCCGGCGCTGCAGCAGCAACCGGGGCGGCGGCAGCCGCACCCTCGGCTTCGAAGATCATGATCTGGGAACCGGTGGCAACCTTGTCGCCCACCTTGATCAGGATCTCTTTGACGATACCCGCGGCCGGAGCCGGGACTTCCATGGAGGCCTTGTCGCCTTCTACCGCGATGATGGACTGGTCGAGCTCGACCTTGTCACCCACGGCAACCATGATTTCGGTCACTTCAACTTCATCGGCACCGATATCCGGCACCATAATCTGCTTGGACATTGTGATTTATCCTCTTACGCGTACGTTTATCGCGTTAACCTTGGCAAGAGCAGGTTCCGGCTCGTTGTTGCCGTCCGAACCCTGTGTTTGTCCTCTTACCCTTATGTCGCATTAACCTGGGCAAGGCCCTGTCCGGCACGCAGGTCCGGACAGGGCGCTCAATCCTCTTACGCGTACAGCGGGTTAACCTTGTCGGCATCGATGCCGTATTTAGCGATGGCGTCGGCCACAACCTGCTTGTCGATCTCACCGCGCTTGGCCAGTTCGGTCAGGGCAGCAACGACGACATAGAACTCGTTCACTTCGAAGTGACGACGCAGGTTGGCACGGCTGTCGGAACGGCCATAACCATCGGTACCCAGTACACGGTAGTTCTCGGTCGGCACGAAGGCACGTACCTGCTCGGCGAAGGACTTCATGTAGTCGGTCGCGGCGATGGTGGCATCGCTACCCAGCACTGAGGTGATGTAGGGTACGCGGGCGGTCGCGGTCGGGTGCAGCATGTTCCAGCGATCAGCGTCCTGACCATCACGAGCCAGCTCGTTGAAGGAGGTCACGCTGAACACGTCGGAACCCACGCCGTACTCGCTGGCCAGGATCTGGGCTGCGGTACGGACGTGACCCAGGATGGAGCCACAACCCAGCAGCTGTACCTTGGCCTTGTTACCGGCCACGGATTCCAGCTTGTAGATACCCTTGCGGATGCCTTCCTCGGCGCCTTCCGGCATGGCCGGCATGGCATAGTTCTCGTTCAGGGTGGTGATGTAGTAGAAGACGTTCTCCGGCTTCTCACCGTACATGCGGCGCAGGCCGTCCTGTACGATCACCGCCACTTCATAGGCGTAGGACGGATCGTAGGAGATGCAGTTCGGGATGGTGCCGGCCAGGATGTGGCTGTGACCATCTTCGTGCTGCAGGCCTTCACCGTTCAAGGTGGTACGACCGGAGGTCGCGCCCAGCAGGAAGCCACGGGCTTGCTGGTCACCGGCTGCCCACGCCATGTCGCCGATCCGCTGGAAGCCGAACATGGAGTAGTAGATGTAGAACGGGATCATCGGGCAATCGTTGGTGCTGTAAGAGGTCGCAGCAGCCAGCCAGGAGGACATGGCGCCCAGCTCGTTGATACCGTCTTGCAGAACCTGACCCTGCTTGTCTTCCTTGTAGTAGGAGACGATGTCGCGGTCTTGCGGGGTGTATTGCTGACCGTGCGGGCTGTAGATGCCGATCTGGCGGAACAGACCTTCCATCCCGAAGGTACGGGCTTCGTCGGCCAGGATCGGGACGATGCGCTTGCCGATGGACTTGTCTTTCAGCAGCACGTTCAGGGAACGCACGAACGCCATGGTGGTGGAGATCTCGCGAGCCTGCTCGCCCAGCAGCGGGCCGAAGGCATCCAGCGCCGGGATTTCCAGCTTGGTGGTGCTCTCGCGCAGACGGGTCGGTACATAGCCCTTCAGCGCGGCACGGCGAGCGTGCAGGTACTTGTGCTCTTCGGTACCCTCTTCGATCTTCAGGTACGGCAACTCTTCCAGCTGCTCGTCGGTGACCGGCAGGCTGAAACGATCTCGCAGGTGACGCACTGAGCCCAGATCCATCTTCTTGACCTGGTGAGCGATGTTCTTGCCTTCGGCCGCTTCGCCCATGCCATAACCCTTGATGGTCTTGGCCAGGATGACGGTCGGCTTGCCCTTGGTCGCTGCGGCCTTGGAGAAGGCGGCGAACAATTTACGGGGATCGTGACCACCGCGGTTCAGGGCGAAGATCTCCTCGTCGGTCATGTCTTTGACCAGCGCGGCGGTTTCCGGGTAACGGTTGAAGAAGTGCTCACGGACGTAAGCGCCGTCACGGGACTTCATGGTCTGATAGTCGCCGTCCACGGTTTCGTTCATCAGCTGGATCAGCTTGCCGGAAGTGTCTTTCTTCAGCAGCTCATCCCACTTGCGACCCCAGATAACCTTGGTGACATCCCAGCCGGCGCCTGCGAACAGACCTTCCAGCTCGTTGATGACCTTGCCGTTACCCACGACCGGACCGTCCAGACGCTGCAGGTTGCAGTTGACCACGAAGACCAGGTTGTCGAGCTTTTCACGCACGGCAACGGTCAGGGCACCCTTGGCTTCCGGCTCGTCCATCTCGCCGTCACCCAGGAAGGCGTAAACGGTCTGCTCGGAGCAATCCTTGATACCACGGTCGGTCAGGTACTTCAGGAAGCGAGCCTGATAGATGGCGGCGATGGGGCCCAGACCCATGGAGACGGTCGGGAACTGCCAGAATTCCGGCATCAGTTTCGGGTGCGGATAGGAAGGGATGCCCTTGCCGTCCACTTCCTGACGGAAGTTGTCCAGCTGATCTTCAGTCAGACGACCTTCAGCGAAGGCACGGGCGTAGATGCCCGGGGAGATGTGACCCTGGAAGTAGACCAGGTCGCCACCGTCCTTCTCGCTGCGAGCGCGGAAGAAGTGGTTGTAGCAGACTTCGTAGATGGTCGCAGAAGAGGCGAAGGAAGACATGTGACCGCCGAGGTCCAGGTCTTTCTTGGAGGCGCGCAGCACTATCATCATGGCATTCCAGCGGATGATGGCGCGGATGCGACGTTCCATCTCCAGGTCGCCCGGGTAAGCCGGTTCGTCGCTGGCAGGGATGGTATTGATGTAGTCGCGATTCGCCTTTTCAGCCACATCAACACCGCTGATGCGGGCTTTCTCGGCCAGTTGTTCAAGGATGAACTGAGCGCGTTGGGGACCCTCTTCACGCAGCAGGGATTCCAGAGAGGCAAGCCACTCCAGCGTTTCTATCGGGTCCACATCGTTCTTCAGGATATCAGACATGGCTGGTTCCTATTGTTATTTGCACGGCGGTTAAGATGCGCAAGAATTCGACAATAAAGCCTTGTGGGATTAGTTTTCCTGCTGACGGATCCGACGCATGGATCGCTGGATCCGGCTGTCTTCCCTCTGCATATCCAACAAGGTGTCCTCGATAAAGGCCAGGTGCTCATGACAAGCAGCCCTGGCCCGCTCCGGAGCCCCCGACAGGATAGCCTCGATCAGGCTCGCACGATGGCGACGGATCTTGGCTACCACTCCCGGACGGCGATTCAAAATTTCATTATTTCGTAAAATATTCTGTTCGAGCATGGGGCCCATGGCCCGCAACAGGTGCAGCAGCACCACGTTGTGAGACGCCTCGGCGACCGCCAGATAAAACTGGGTGACGGCGGCGGATTCGACCACCAGCGACCCCTGCTGACCCGCCTCTTCGATGGCGGACTGCGCCTGGCGGATCCGTTCGAAATCGGCCTCGGTCCCCCGCAGCGCGGCATAGTAGGCACAGATGCCTTCCAGCGCGTGACGAAACTCCAGCAGATCGTACTGGGCTTCAGGGTGGGTGCTGAGCAGTTCGAACAGGGGATCGGCGATCCCCTTGCTCAGGGCATTCTGCACATAGGTGCCGCCGCCCTGACGACGATACAAGAGTCCTCTCGCTTCCAGGCGCTGGATGGCTTCGCGCAGGGAGGGGCGCGATACCTGAAACTGGATGGCGAGTTCGCGCTCCGGTGGCAGCTTCTGCCCCGGCTGCAAGCTGCCTTCCAGAATCATGCTTTCCAGCTCGGCGACGATGGCGTCGGCCAGCTTGGGCTGAGTAATCTTGATATAGGGCATGGGGCTACTTTGTTAAATTGGTATTACCAATTCTATGATTGGGGCGAAAATTAGCAGAGGGCATAGGAAAAGTCCACCCAAAATATGATCTGCATCAAGATTGAAGGTTGCCACTTTAGGGGTAAAAGACGGGAATTATGATGTGGCTCAAAGAAAATGGTCTGACCAATATTTATGAGCTGCCTCACAGATAACATTTGGCCAACAGCCTGAAAGAATGGCTCGCCATAGAGACAAGCCATTGATTTTAAAAATACAAACTAAAGTTTAGCTTTGTCACTTGAAGTTGAGCAGATGGCGATAGTGAGCCCATTCGAAACTATCGCCCGGATCCGCCTTGCGGCCGGGCGCGATATCGCAATGACCGACAATCCGCTCCGGGGTGATGGCAGTATATTGGCCTGATATGGCTCGGGTGAGCCCCGCCAGCGTCAGGTACTGCGCCTCCTCGTAGGGAAGCTCATCTGTCCCCTCCAGCTCGATGCCGATGGAGAAATCGTTGCACGCCTCCCTGCCCTCCCAGCTCGACACCCCGGCATGCCAGGCGCGGGCACCGAATGGCACATATTGCACCAGCTCACCATCGCGCCGGATCAGGCAATGGGCCGAGACTCGCAGCTGATGGATCTCGGCGAAATAGGGGTGCGCGGCAGGATCCAGCCGCCCCAGGAAGAGGTCATCTATCCAGGGGCCGCCGAACTGCCCGGGTGGCAGGCTGATGCCGTGCACCACCAGCAGGGAGATGTCGTCCGGGCTGGCCCGCTCGTTGTGGTGGGGGGACGGCACCCGACGGGCCTGCTCACACCACCCCTCGGCGTCGATGGAAAAAACTGCTATGGGCTGCGTCATCATCTACTCGATCCACAATGGAAATGTGCCCGCTAGCGGGCGGCCGCTCCCATCATAAACTGGGAACAAGCATCTGAATTCATGGGTGAAACTGTGTTAGGCTGAACCATCATTCGCAAGGCACTGGACCCCATATGCACCCGATGGCACGCCGTCTCTGGCTGCTGGCCTGGCTCTCCCTGCTGGGGCTACTGACCCTCTACTTCTACTCAGGTGCTCAGCCGACCGTGACCGCCAGCGGCGATCTGCTGCTCAAGGCCGATGCCAGCGGCCACTATCGTCTGGAGGGTGCCATCAACGGTCAACCGGTGCAACTGCTGCTGGACACGGGAGCCACCCGGGTGACGGTACCGAGCCAGGTGGCCAACCGCCTCGGCCTGATCGCCACCGGCCGCAGCCGGGTCAACACGGCGGCCGGCGAGATCCAGGTCCATACCAGCCAGATCGAAAGCCTGGCGATGGGCCCACTGACCTTGTACGATTTGTCCGTGTTTATCAATCCGGCGGCCGACGGGGAAGAGATCCTGGTGGGCATGAATGCCCTCGGCCGGCTGGAATTGCGCCAGAAAGACAGGCAGTTGCTTCTCAGACCCTTGCAGGAATAAGGCATGTTACAACAGGACATCAGCCGCGCCGTACGCGCCGCACTACTCGAAGACTTAGGTCAAGCCCTCACCACGCTGGATCAACCGGATGCCAGCGCCGACATCACGGCCCAGCTGATCCCGGCCGATCGCATCTCGACCGCCCGTGTCATCACCCGTGAAGCCGGCGTGTTCTGCGGCCAGCCCTGGGTCGATGAGGTGTTCGCCCAGCTGGGAGGCGAGGTCAAGGTGGAATGGAAGGTCCAGGATGGTGAACAGCTCTCACCGGATCAGGAGTTGTTCCGCCTCCACGGCCCTGCCCGCATCCTGCTGACCGGCGAGCGCAACGCCTTGAACTTCGTGCAGACCCTCTCCGGCGTCGCGACCCTCACCGCCCGTTATGTCGCCGAGCTGGCAGGCACCGAATGCCGCCTGCTCGACACCCGCAAGACGCTGCCCGGCCTGCGCAACGCCCAGAAATATGCCGTCACCTGTGGCGGTGGCAAGAACCACAGGATCGGTCTGTTCGACGCCTACCTCATCAAGGAGAACCACATCCTCGCCTGCGGCGGTATCAAAGAGGCCATCGCCGAGGCCCGCCGCCTCAACCCGGGCAAGCCGGTGGAAGTGGAAGTGGAGTCGCTGGCCGAGCTGGAGCTGGCCCTCAGCGCCGCCACCGACATCGTGATGCTGGATAATTTCGATGTGACCATGATGCGCGAGGCGGTCACCCTCAATCAGGGCCGCGCCAAGCTGGAGGTGTCTGGCAATGTCACCCTGGAGACGCTCGCCGACTATGCCGCCACCGGCGTCGACTTCATCTCGGTGGGTGCACTGACCAAGCATGTGCGGGCGCTGGATCTCTCGATGCGCTTTGTCTGAATGCGGACGGGAGAGAAACCCTTCGTTTCGCCCTGCCAGATATTACAGGTCTCGAAACTTGCAAAAGGCGCCACAGGCGCCTTTTCTTTATGCAGGATCCCACGGCATAAGGAGTGTGAAGATGGGCCCTCCCCTGCGATAAAAAGAGTCGTTAGAGGCCATTTAATCTTTGATTTTTCTATGATTTTCACTAAATGACAGAAAAGTGGTTAACAAGAGGGTTACCTCTGTTGCCAACCCGAAGCGCTCGGATAAGATACTGACGTGTGGATAGACTTCCACCAGGACTTATCAGGAACCATGGACAAAAGGATATTTGACATGAAAAGACAATCAGGGTTTACGCTAATCGAATTGATGATAGTGGTTGCGATCGTCGCCATTCTGGCCGCCATCGCCCTGCCGGCCTATCAGACCTATACCAAACGCGCCAAATTTTCGGAGGTTATCGCGGCCGTCGGCCCCGTGAAAACAGCAGTTGAAGTTTGTGTGCAAGGAGCGGCCGACGATGCAGCTGCTCAAGCCTGCGGTACAAATGCAAATAATGTTGCATCTGATCTCGGGGCTTATAAAAATGTCGCTAGTGTCGGAGTTGACGACGACGGAGTAATCACAGCAACAGGAACTACCGATGTAGATGGTGAAACATTCATTCTCACCGCATCTCCTGCTGTTTCAACAGTTAGCGCTGGAGCTCAAATTATTTGGGACAAATCTGGCTCTTGTGTCGCAGCAAGCCTCTGCTAACGCATGACCTCTAGCCCCAATAGCGGCCTGGCCACAAGCCTGGCCGCCTCTTCCCTCCTCAGTGAGCCTGACTCACTACGCTTCTTGAGCCAGGCCAGGGCGCAGCGCAAGCCTTTTGTCACCTTCCTGATCGAGAACGATATCCTCGACAGCAAGGCATTGGCGGACTTCTGTGAGCTGGAGTATGGGGTACCTCTGCTGGATCTTGCCGCCTTCGATCTGGCCGAGATCCCGCAGAAATACCTCAATCAGAAGCTGATTGAGAAACACCATGTGCTGCCCATCTACACCCAGGGGCACACCCTCTATATCGCCATGTCGGATCCGACCAATGTGTCGGCACTGGAGGATTTCGGCTTCAGCTTCGGCCTGCACACGGAAGCCTTGCTGGTCGAGGAGAGCAAACTGACCACCGCCATCGGCAAGCTGATGGAGAACGAGCAGGATGCGCTCGGCATGGACCATATCGACGAGTCTGAGATCTCGGAACTCGAAGTCTCTGACGAAGGCTCTCGGCTCGATGAGGGCGTCAATACGGCGGATGATGATGCCCCCATAGTGAAGTACATCAACAAGATAATGATGGACGCCATCAAGCGCGGCGCCTCGGATCTGCATTTCGAACCCTATGAGACCAAGTACCGGATCCGCTTTCGGATCGACGGCATTCTGCATGAAATCGCCACCCCACCGGTCAACCTGGCCAACCGCTTCTCCGCCCGCCTCAAGGTGATGGCGCGACTCGATATCGCCGAGCGGCGCCTGCCTCAGGATGGCCGGATCAAGTTGAGGCTGTCACGCCACAGATCTATGGACATGCGGGTCAACACCCTGCCCACCATGTGGGGTGAAAAGATTGTGATCCGCCTGCTGGACTCCTCGGCGACTCGCCTCAACATAGAGCAACTCGGTTTCGACGACCGGCAGAAGGCCCAATACCTGAAGGCCCTCTCCAAGCCTCAGGGCATGATCCTGGTCACCGGCCCCACCGGCTCCGGCAAGACGGTCTCACTCTATACCGGCCTCAACATTCTCAATACCAACGAGGTCAATATCTCTACCGCCGAGGATCCGGTGGAGATCAACCTGCCCGGCGTTAACCAGGTGCAGATCAACCCCAAGGCCGGACTCACCTTCGCCAGTGCCCTGCGCTCCTTCCTGCGCCAGGATCCGGATATCGTCATGGTGGGGGAGATCCGGGATCTGGAGACCGCCGAGATCGCCATCAAGGCGGCCCAGACCGGTCATCTGGTGCTCTCGACCCTGCACACCAATTCGGCGGCCGAGACCCTCACACGGATGATGAACATGGGGGTCCCCGCCTTCAACATCGCCTCCTCGGTGACTCTCATCATGGCCCAGCGCCTCGCCCGCAAGCTGTGCGATCACTGCAAGACACCGGAGGTGGTGCCGGACGCCGAGCTGCTGGAACTGGGCTTTACCCCCCAGCAGCTGGCCGCCGGATTGCGGCTGTTCAAGCCGGTCGGTTGCAAGGAGTGCTCGGGAGGATACCGAGGCCGCGTCGGCATCTATGAGATCATGCTCATGTCCGACAACATCGCGAAATTGATCATGCAGGGGGCCAACTCCCTGCAAATAGCCGCCATTGCCCAGAAGGAGGGCATGCGTAATCTGCGTATCTCGGGTCTCGAGAAGGCACGGTTGGGGGTCACCAGCCTGGCCGAGATCAACCGGATCACCACCAACTGAGCCTAGCGTTTCCAACCCGTTCACCCGGGTGATGCCAACGCGGTGTCCCAGGGGATATTCTTCAAGCCAAGGCGGCCCGGACAGGGAGCAATATCATCCGGCCACCGTCGCCCAATTGCAGGATGCAGTGATGGCAACATTAGCTCAAAAACAGAATGCCCCGAAGAAGGTCTTCTCCTTCCGCTGGCACGGGGTCAATCGCAAGGGGCAGAAAGTCTCCGGCGAGTTGCAGGCCGACAGCATCAACACCGTCAAGAACGAGCTGCGCAAGCAGGGCGTCAACGTCACCAAGGTCAGCAAGCGGAGCCAGGGGCTGTTTTCCAAGGGTGGCGCCAAGATAAAGCCGATGGACATCGCCGTCATCTCCCGCCAGATCACCACCATGCTCTCCGCCGGTGTGCCGCTGGTACAGAGTCTACAGATCATCGCGCGCGGCCACGAAAAGGCGGCGGTACGCGACCTGATAGGCCAGATAGCCGCCGATGTGGAAACTGGCACCCCCATGTCGGAGGCGCTGCGCCGCCACCCCCGCCACTTCGATACACTCTACTGCGACCTGGTCGAAGCGGGGGAGCAATCCGGCGCGCTGGAGACCATCTACGACAGGATCGCCATCTACCGCGAGAAGAGCGAGGCGCTCAAGTCCAAGATCAAGAAGGCGATGTTCTACCCAGCCATGGTCATCCTGGTGGCCATCATAGTGACCTCCATCCTGCTGCTGTTCGTCATTCCCCAGTTCGAGGAGATCTTCAAGAGCTTCGGTGCCGAACTGCCCATCTTCACCCAGTTCGTCATCGGCATCTCCCGCTTCATGCAACACTGGTGGTATGCGATCTTTGGCGGCATCGCCCTCGCCATCTTCCTCTACGTGCGCGCCTGGCGCAGCTCCCAGAAGGTGCGGGACAACACGGACAGGTTCATCCTCACCATCCCCATAGTGGGCTCGATCCTGCACAAGGCAGCCATGGCCCGCTTCGCCCGCACCCTCTCCACCACCTTCTCCGCCGGTATCCCGCTGGTTGACGCCCTGGTCTCGGCCGCCGGCGCCTCCGGCAACTATGTCTATCGCACCGCCATCATGGCCATCCGCAACGAGGTCGTGGCCGGCATGCAGATCAACGTCGCCATGCGTACCGTGGACCTGTTCCCCGACATGGTGATCCAGATGGTGATGATCGGGGAGGAGTCCGGCGCCATCGATGACATGCTCTCCAAGGTGGCGGCCATCTTCGAGCAGGAAGTGGACGACATGGTCGATGGCCTTACTAGCTTGCTCGAGCCCTTCATCATGGTGGTGCTGGGGGTACTGGTCGGTGGCATGGTCGTCGCCATGTACCTGCCCATCTTCAAGCTGGGCTCTGTGAT encodes the following:
- the nadC gene encoding carboxylating nicotinate-nucleotide diphosphorylase, coding for MLQQDISRAVRAALLEDLGQALTTLDQPDASADITAQLIPADRISTARVITREAGVFCGQPWVDEVFAQLGGEVKVEWKVQDGEQLSPDQELFRLHGPARILLTGERNALNFVQTLSGVATLTARYVAELAGTECRLLDTRKTLPGLRNAQKYAVTCGGGKNHRIGLFDAYLIKENHILACGGIKEAIAEARRLNPGKPVEVEVESLAELELALSAATDIVMLDNFDVTMMREAVTLNQGRAKLEVSGNVTLETLADYAATGVDFISVGALTKHVRALDLSMRFV
- a CDS encoding pilin, which produces MKRQSGFTLIELMIVVAIVAILAAIALPAYQTYTKRAKFSEVIAAVGPVKTAVEVCVQGAADDAAAQACGTNANNVASDLGAYKNVASVGVDDDGVITATGTTDVDGETFILTASPAVSTVSAGAQIIWDKSGSCVAASLC
- the tapB gene encoding PilB family type IVa pilus assembly ATPase TapB; protein product: MTSSPNSGLATSLAASSLLSEPDSLRFLSQARAQRKPFVTFLIENDILDSKALADFCELEYGVPLLDLAAFDLAEIPQKYLNQKLIEKHHVLPIYTQGHTLYIAMSDPTNVSALEDFGFSFGLHTEALLVEESKLTTAIGKLMENEQDALGMDHIDESEISELEVSDEGSRLDEGVNTADDDAPIVKYINKIMMDAIKRGASDLHFEPYETKYRIRFRIDGILHEIATPPVNLANRFSARLKVMARLDIAERRLPQDGRIKLRLSRHRSMDMRVNTLPTMWGEKIVIRLLDSSATRLNIEQLGFDDRQKAQYLKALSKPQGMILVTGPTGSGKTVSLYTGLNILNTNEVNISTAEDPVEINLPGVNQVQINPKAGLTFASALRSFLRQDPDIVMVGEIRDLETAEIAIKAAQTGHLVLSTLHTNSAAETLTRMMNMGVPAFNIASSVTLIMAQRLARKLCDHCKTPEVVPDAELLELGFTPQQLAAGLRLFKPVGCKECSGGYRGRVGIYEIMLMSDNIAKLIMQGANSLQIAAIAQKEGMRNLRISGLEKARLGVTSLAEINRITTN
- a CDS encoding type II secretion system F family protein, with translation MATLAQKQNAPKKVFSFRWHGVNRKGQKVSGELQADSINTVKNELRKQGVNVTKVSKRSQGLFSKGGAKIKPMDIAVISRQITTMLSAGVPLVQSLQIIARGHEKAAVRDLIGQIAADVETGTPMSEALRRHPRHFDTLYCDLVEAGEQSGALETIYDRIAIYREKSEALKSKIKKAMFYPAMVILVAIIVTSILLLFVIPQFEEIFKSFGAELPIFTQFVIGISRFMQHWWYAIFGGIALAIFLYVRAWRSSQKVRDNTDRFILTIPIVGSILHKAAMARFARTLSTTFSAGIPLVDALVSAAGASGNYVYRTAIMAIRNEVVAGMQINVAMRTVDLFPDMVIQMVMIGEESGAIDDMLSKVAAIFEQEVDDMVDGLTSLLEPFIMVVLGVLVGGMVVAMYLPIFKLGSVIH